Proteins from a single region of Mytilus trossulus isolate FHL-02 chromosome 2, PNRI_Mtr1.1.1.hap1, whole genome shotgun sequence:
- the LOC134706161 gene encoding uncharacterized protein LOC134706161 → MASKLNIPCGSCGYEDISKNAEKWCTICEEGFCGECEKYHKSMKLSRDHKMISIEDYRQIENISVNLNCEIHGKKLDLYCKKHDIAVCVVCIPSEHKSCSSSDVISIDDASKNAKQSTALLDLEGSISTTIDNVKHCIKNREIALKNVDQDEQTIRKTITDTRKNINEYLDKLERKLLLELKSKHENCKSKVVKILNQLKQMEAQVEKLREQTLQMKRFASDLQVFLGTRQLNQAVCTKIGSLTEEIKDYTNNNMEIEIHRVIGSLENEIQRFGEIRVIEAMVDLQLKDAKTDQAQIQIHGLSQNVHNISLQLKQKFDIKGSNQAIYGCIVLPDDRIIVADYYGSGKLMEYNNDGKHIRDIPTSNEPYSLTSIDTDRIAVTYGNAKYLEIINTTGNGDRKKVKCSDNCWDISYQDQKLYVVVFRQGIVVMDLNGKTLNTIDIYASGVSDITTTSDRIYYTNYISNSVHCCSMTGQEIWVFDNKSISKPRRLFVDSNQNVFVVGQTSNNLTVIQHDGKDSKVLLTGRDGLESPTVVHYSNQNKIVCLGYKKGSVALYQVL, encoded by the coding sequence ATGGCATCTAAACTGAACATACCGTGTGGTTCATGTGGATATGAGGACATCTCCAAAAATGCAGAGAAATGGTGTACCATATGTGAAGAGGGATTTTGTGGAGAATGTGAAAAGTACCACAAATCTATGAAGTTATCTAGAGATCACAAGATGATTTCTATTGAGGACTATCgtcaaatagaaaatatttccGTTAATCTGAACTGTGAAATTCACGGTAAAAAGCTAGATCTTTATTGCAAGAAACACGATATTGCGGTATGCGTTGTCTGTATTCCTTCGGAACATAAATCCTGTTCCTCTTCTGATGTCATCTCCATTGATGACGCATCGAAAAACGCTAAACAATCAACTGCTCTCTTAGACTTAGAAGGATCTATCTCAACAACGATAGACAACGTGAAGCACTGTATCAAAAACCGAGAAATAGCTCTAAAAAACGTGGACCAAGATGAACAAACAATACGGAAAACGATTACAGACACACGaaagaatataaatgaatactTGGATAAACTCGAGAGAAAATTGCTGCTAGAATTGAAATCAAAACATGAAAACTGTAAATCCAAAGTCGTGAAAATTCTAAATCAATTGAAGCAAATGGAGGCACAAGTAGAAAAACTTAGAGAACAGACACTTCAAATGAAACGTTTTGCATCTGATCTTCAAGTCTTTCTAGGAACGCGTCAATTAAACCAAGCAGTGTGTACAAAAATCGGATCGCTCACAGAAGAGATTAAAGATTATACGAATAACAACATGGAAATCGAGATCCATCGCGTGATCGGTTCCTTAGAGAATGAGATACAACGGTTTGGTGAAATTCGAGTTATTGAAGCAATGGTCGATTTACAATTAAAAGATGCAAAAACTGACCAGGCTCAGATACAGATACACGGATTATCGCAAAATGTTCACAATATCAGTCTGCAGCTGAAACAGAAGTTTGACATCAAAGGATCAAACCAAGCAATATATGGCTGCATTGTATTACCAGACGACCGAATTATAGTTGCAGACTATTATGGAAGTGGTAAATTAATGGAATACAATAATGATGGCAAACATATTCGTGACATTCCCACCTCTAATGAACCATACAgtcttacgtcaatagataccGATCGTATAGCCGTTACATATGGAAATGCAAAATACTTGGAGATTATAAACACTACTGGTAATGGTGACAGAAAGAAGGTAAAATGTAGTGATAACTGTTGGGATATATCTTACCAGGACCAGAAATTGTATGTTGTTGTATTTAGACAAGGCATAGTAGTGATGGACTTGAATGGAAAGACATTAAATACAATCGATATCTATGCTTCAGGTGTGTCTGATATAACAACGACCAGTGACAGGATATACTATACAAACTACATTAGTAATTCAGTACACTGCTGTAGCATGACAGGACAAGAAATCTGGGTATTTGATAATAAGTCTATTTCCAAACCGAGAAGGTTATTCGTGGACAGTAATCAGAACGTATTTGTTGTTGGTCAAACCTCTAATAACCTGACAGTAATACAACATGACGGGAAAGATAGCAAAGTCTTACTTACTGGTCGTGATGGGCTTGAATCTCCTACTGTAGTGCATTACAGCAATCAAAACAAGATAGTCTGTTTAGGCTACAAGAAAGGAAGCGTGGCATTATACCAAGTGTTGTAA